In the Enterococcus rotai genome, AGCTAGCTTTTTAAGCCACAGTAAATTTAGTTTCTGATAATGCATTTTGTAACTCATTATTTGAGATTTCTCTATCACTTGTGACAGATGCTGATTTTTTTTCTAAGTCAACTGTTGCAGATTGAACACCTGCAATTTTTTCAAAATTTTCTTTGACGATGTTTACACATCCATCACATTTCATTCCGTTGATCGTTACTGTTTTTTCCATTGTAAAACACTCCTTATTGTTGTTTGTATGTTAATGGTTTAATGAACAAGGTGACACTGACATTGGCCAGGTGTACAGTTACAAGGTACGACATCGACTGCTGACTTGCGTTTTTCTTTCAGTAGTGCTTCCAGTTCATCAATGTCGTCAAAGCTTAATAAACTTTCAGCGATGATTGATTCAAGAACCTTCCCTACTTTTTTACTGCAAACTTTCGTCAACATTTCTTCCGAAAGTACTTCGATACTTTTACGCTCTTCGACTAAAGGAAAGTAAGTAAATTTATTGCCATTACGTTTCGTTCCAAGCATCCCTTTATCAACTAA is a window encoding:
- a CDS encoding heavy-metal-associated domain-containing protein, with protein sequence MEKTVTINGMKCDGCVNIVKENFEKIAGVQSATVDLEKKSASVTSDREISNNELQNALSETKFTVA
- a CDS encoding CopY/TcrY family copper transport repressor, with the translated sequence MSEKKKALNITDAEWEVMRVAWATEETTSKEVTDILNEKTEWKSTTVKTLLSRLVDKGMLGTKRNGNKFTYFPLVEERKSIEVLSEEMLTKVCSKKVGKVLESIIAESLLSFDDIDELEALLKEKRKSAVDVVPCNCTPGQCQCHLVH